One window of Vicinamibacteria bacterium genomic DNA carries:
- a CDS encoding M4 family metallopeptidase: protein MPSRLVLGLVLTAVATPTVGRSQTMKAARTVWATEAAEVPALATEVERMLDAGLLAIARRQRDGHFPRRTHERMNQFHAGVRVFGGQLVWQREGQRVLSITGNLFDDIDIDTTPSLTADDAARRALEGAAGDTRLVGGPELVILPLQERYVLAYSLHLRGRTGDGPFGDSVFVDARSGAILLRYSDLHTQSAVGLGIGTWEDEKKLSVEMAAGTNRAVDMLRPFGIKTFDVGFDFLSWNSFMADTDEFLAVDSDNEWEDGAVVDAHANSGFTYDYYFKRHGREGIDDEGLAAINFVHFFPQSFGYNNAFYDSRDNSMNYGDGDEETFNFFSSALDVVAHELTHGVTDFSSELIYLNESGALNEAFSDIMGTSVEFFFEEEGDERQTGDWLVGEDLYYDFGPYIRSMEDPASIGDPDHYSERCLPPVCTPDAEGDWGGVHINSSIVNHAFYLMVEGGTNETSGIEVEGLGMDEMERIESIFYRAFVFYLVPSSNFSQAREATLVAARELYGEGSVEEQTVAAGWDAV, encoded by the coding sequence ATGCCTAGTCGTCTCGTGCTCGGCCTCGTGCTGACGGCGGTGGCGACTCCCACCGTCGGACGATCTCAAACAATGAAGGCCGCCAGAACGGTCTGGGCGACCGAAGCAGCCGAAGTTCCGGCGCTCGCCACCGAGGTCGAGCGGATGCTCGATGCCGGTCTTCTAGCAATTGCCCGCCGGCAACGCGACGGACATTTTCCCCGTCGGACGCACGAGCGGATGAACCAATTCCATGCGGGAGTTCGCGTCTTTGGCGGGCAGCTCGTCTGGCAGCGCGAAGGACAGAGAGTTCTGTCGATTACCGGGAACCTCTTCGACGACATCGATATCGACACGACGCCGAGCTTGACCGCGGACGACGCCGCGCGCCGCGCGCTCGAAGGAGCGGCCGGGGACACGCGCCTCGTGGGAGGTCCGGAGCTCGTGATCCTCCCTCTCCAGGAGCGCTACGTCCTGGCCTACTCTCTTCACCTGCGCGGCCGTACGGGCGATGGCCCCTTCGGCGATTCGGTGTTCGTCGACGCCCGCTCGGGCGCCATCCTTTTGCGCTACAGCGATCTCCACACTCAGTCCGCCGTGGGTCTCGGAATCGGCACTTGGGAGGACGAGAAGAAGCTGAGCGTCGAGATGGCCGCGGGAACGAATCGAGCCGTCGACATGCTCCGGCCCTTCGGGATCAAGACCTTCGACGTGGGTTTCGACTTTCTTTCATGGAATTCCTTCATGGCGGACACGGATGAGTTTCTCGCCGTCGACTCGGACAACGAATGGGAGGACGGGGCCGTCGTCGACGCCCACGCGAACTCCGGCTTCACCTACGACTATTACTTCAAACGGCATGGACGCGAAGGAATCGACGACGAAGGTCTCGCAGCCATCAACTTCGTCCACTTTTTCCCGCAGAGCTTCGGCTATAACAACGCGTTCTACGATTCCCGGGACAACAGCATGAACTACGGAGACGGCGACGAAGAGACCTTCAACTTCTTCTCTTCCGCGCTCGACGTCGTGGCGCACGAGCTGACGCACGGGGTCACCGATTTCAGCTCCGAGCTCATCTACCTCAACGAGTCCGGCGCTCTGAACGAAGCCTTTTCCGACATCATGGGTACTTCGGTGGAGTTCTTCTTCGAAGAGGAGGGTGACGAAAGACAAACAGGGGATTGGCTTGTGGGAGAAGACCTCTACTATGACTTTGGCCCTTACATCCGCTCGATGGAGGATCCCGCGAGCATCGGCGATCCCGACCACTATAGCGAGCGGTGCCTCCCCCCGGTCTGCACGCCGGACGCGGAAGGCGACTGGGGCGGGGTCCACATCAACTCGAGCATCGTCAACCACGCTTTTTATCTCATGGTCGAGGGCGGAACGAACGAAACGTCGGGCATCGAGGTCGAGGGCCTGGGGATGGACGAGATGGAACGGATCGAGTCGATCTTCTACCGTGCGTTCGTCTTCTATCTCGTCCCGAGCTCAAACTTCAGTCAGGCCCGGGAGGCGACGCTCGTCGCCGCGCGCGAGCTCTATGGTGAGGGGAGCGTCGAGGAGCAGACCGTGGCGGCTGGCTGGGATGCCGT
- a CDS encoding isoprenylcysteine carboxylmethyltransferase family protein produces the protein MRPSHARPEGAIIEAPLLRSPRSESSIVTSGRFVRLTDVVIAAVWLGYAWATLGVFRETNAIVPLILLVRNSTLTLLFLARRPAKVQSTSAFEWGVAVLSTVSGYFFDGGTLVASGFALPLMVASAVLMTVSILALGRSFGIVPANRGIKTGGPYRFVRHPMYSCYVLFDLGYVMGAPSARNLLVLVAVVASLFVRARYEERILRRDPDYEAYAERTPSMFVPGLL, from the coding sequence GTGAGACCGAGCCACGCCCGGCCCGAAGGCGCGATCATCGAGGCGCCCCTATTGCGATCGCCGAGGAGCGAATCCTCGATCGTGACCTCGGGCCGCTTTGTCCGCTTGACCGACGTGGTGATTGCGGCAGTGTGGCTCGGCTACGCCTGGGCCACTCTTGGAGTGTTCCGGGAAACGAATGCAATCGTGCCGTTGATTCTGCTGGTGAGGAACAGCACACTCACGCTGCTCTTCCTCGCGAGACGGCCGGCGAAGGTGCAATCGACGAGCGCTTTCGAGTGGGGGGTGGCGGTGCTCAGCACCGTCAGCGGCTACTTCTTCGATGGGGGAACGCTCGTCGCGAGCGGCTTCGCTCTCCCGCTCATGGTCGCCTCCGCTGTGCTCATGACCGTCTCGATACTCGCGCTCGGGAGGTCGTTCGGGATCGTTCCCGCCAACCGGGGCATCAAGACCGGCGGACCGTACCGTTTCGTTCGCCATCCGATGTATTCGTGCTACGTCCTGTTCGATCTCGGCTACGTGATGGGCGCGCCATCGGCGCGCAACCTGCTCGTTCTCGTCGCCGTCGTCGCGAGCCTGTTCGTGAGAGCGCGCTACGAAGAGCGGATCCTCCGTCGCGATCCCGACTACGAGGCCTACGCCGAGCGCACGCCGTCGATGTTCGTACCCGGTCTGCTGTAA
- a CDS encoding type II secretion system F family protein, whose product MSLIAIVAIIGALAFLGTYAAAYAIAGRLSTMEQRFRELRAQPTETAGWRGYVDKSQQMLQKLGKMIPRSPNELSRQERRLVQAGYRRRDGATLFVGFQLALGVTFVVILGVTGHLWEHFFLYAFISMFLGAALPDIWLALKGRARRRAIQKALPDALDLEVVCVEAGLALDQSLMRVGKEINRNYPEFSSELRLMNLELNAGKSRTEALRHLADRTDVDDLRALVAVLIQSDRFGTSIADSLRVYSDAFRTKRKQRAEEQAAKMGVKMIPPLFFFILPATFAVVVGPAVIRIAMNLLPILRVPQ is encoded by the coding sequence ATGTCGCTCATCGCCATCGTGGCCATCATCGGAGCGCTTGCCTTCCTCGGGACCTACGCCGCCGCCTATGCGATCGCCGGACGCCTCAGCACCATGGAGCAGAGGTTCCGGGAGCTTCGCGCTCAACCGACGGAGACTGCCGGCTGGCGGGGTTACGTCGACAAGTCCCAGCAAATGCTCCAGAAGCTGGGCAAGATGATTCCCCGCTCTCCCAACGAGCTCTCGCGACAGGAAAGACGGTTGGTCCAGGCCGGCTATCGCCGGCGCGACGGCGCCACGCTGTTCGTGGGCTTCCAGCTCGCCCTCGGGGTCACGTTCGTGGTCATTCTCGGCGTGACGGGGCACCTCTGGGAACATTTCTTCCTGTACGCGTTCATTTCCATGTTCCTGGGCGCGGCATTGCCCGATATCTGGCTGGCGTTGAAGGGCCGGGCTCGCAGACGCGCCATCCAGAAGGCCCTGCCGGATGCGCTCGACCTCGAAGTGGTATGCGTCGAGGCGGGTCTCGCGCTCGACCAATCCCTGATGCGGGTCGGAAAAGAGATCAATAGAAACTACCCCGAGTTCAGCAGCGAGCTCCGGCTCATGAATCTGGAGCTCAACGCGGGGAAATCACGCACCGAGGCGCTCCGCCACCTGGCGGATCGAACCGACGTAGACGACCTTCGAGCCCTCGTGGCGGTTCTCATTCAGTCGGATCGTTTCGGTACCAGCATCGCCGATTCGCTCCGGGTCTATTCGGACGCGTTCCGGACGAAACGCAAACAGCGCGCCGAAGAGCAGGCAGCCAAGATGGGCGTGAAGATGATCCCGCCCCTTTTCTTCTTCATCCTTCCGGCCACGTTCGCGGTCGTCGTGGGGCCGGCGGTCATCCGGATCGCCATGAACCTCCTGCCCATTCTCCGCGTGCCCCAGTAG
- a CDS encoding type II secretion system F family protein, protein MTIGIIATLTFLSVLGMSVSTLYFLVEAPAAKRKMRTRLATAQQLFAGTPVDSETLLLNDDLLSEIPTLNRILLRTPWVQRVQAMLTQAAMDVRVDRFLFISLAFGLGGLFIGAVVRYPLAGTIILSGLTGAIPTAYVAFKRKQRFSRFEELFPDAIDLLARAVRAGHAFTSGFELIAKEMPKPISDEFQITYEQQNLGMPLREALDNLGRRVPMPDVWFFISALQIQRETGGNLAEILDKLSYVIRERFKILRQVRIHTAEARVSLYILTAIPPVTAILLYVVNREYMMTLVREPLGHIIILTAIVLQIVGYLVMRKITELEV, encoded by the coding sequence ATGACTATAGGAATCATCGCCACTCTGACGTTCCTGTCGGTGCTCGGCATGTCGGTGAGCACACTGTACTTCCTGGTCGAAGCGCCTGCGGCGAAAAGGAAGATGCGAACCCGGCTCGCCACTGCCCAGCAGCTCTTCGCCGGAACCCCGGTAGACAGCGAAACGCTGCTCCTCAACGACGATCTTCTCAGTGAGATCCCGACGCTCAACCGGATACTGTTGCGCACTCCCTGGGTGCAGCGCGTCCAGGCCATGTTGACGCAGGCCGCTATGGACGTGCGGGTCGACCGGTTTCTCTTCATTTCGCTGGCGTTCGGTCTCGGCGGCCTGTTCATCGGAGCGGTGGTTCGCTACCCTCTCGCCGGAACCATCATCCTCAGCGGTCTCACCGGCGCGATTCCCACCGCTTACGTCGCGTTCAAACGCAAGCAGCGATTCTCCCGGTTCGAGGAGCTTTTCCCCGACGCCATCGATCTGCTGGCGCGTGCGGTGAGGGCGGGACATGCCTTCACCAGCGGCTTCGAGCTGATCGCGAAGGAAATGCCCAAGCCGATCTCCGACGAGTTTCAAATCACTTACGAGCAGCAGAACCTGGGAATGCCGTTGCGCGAAGCCCTGGACAACCTGGGGCGCCGCGTACCCATGCCCGACGTATGGTTCTTCATCTCCGCGCTCCAGATTCAGCGCGAGACCGGCGGCAATCTCGCCGAGATCCTGGACAAGCTCTCCTACGTCATCCGCGAGCGGTTCAAAATCCTCCGCCAGGTCCGGATTCACACCGCGGAAGCTCGGGTCTCACTCTACATCTTGACGGCGATCCCGCCGGTGACCGCGATCCTGCTCTACGTCGTGAATCGCGAGTACATGATGACTCTGGTTCGCGAGCCTCTGGGGCACATCATCATCTTGACCGCCATCGTGCTCCAGATCGTCGGCTATCTCGTGATGCGCAAGATCACCGAGCTCGAAGTATAG